One genomic segment of Fusobacterium nucleatum includes these proteins:
- the trpS gene encoding tryptophan--tRNA ligase — MKRSLSGIQPSGILHIGNYFGAMKQFVDLQDNYDGFYFIADYHSLTSLTKAETLKENTYNIVLDYLAVGLDPSKSTIFLQSSVPEHTELTWLLSNITPVGLLERGHSYKDKIAKGIPSNTGLLTYPVLMAADILIYDSDLVPVGKDQKQHLEMARDIAMKFNQQYGVDFFKLPEPLILDDSAIVPGTDGQKMSKSYNNTINMFATKKKLKEQVMSIITDSTPLEEPKNPNNNIAKIYALFNNIDKQNELRDKFLAGNFGYGHAKTELLNSILEYFGKAREKREELEKDMDYVKDVLNEGSKKARAIAIEKIKKAKEIVGLVGNIY; from the coding sequence ATGAAAAGAAGTTTATCTGGTATACAACCAAGTGGGATTTTACATATAGGAAATTATTTTGGAGCAATGAAACAGTTTGTTGATTTACAAGATAATTATGATGGTTTTTATTTTATTGCAGACTATCATTCTTTAACATCACTTACAAAAGCAGAAACACTAAAAGAAAATACATATAATATAGTTTTAGACTATTTAGCTGTTGGTCTTGATCCAAGTAAATCAACTATATTTTTACAATCAAGTGTTCCTGAACATACTGAATTGACATGGCTTCTTTCAAATATAACTCCTGTTGGACTTTTAGAAAGAGGACATTCATACAAAGATAAAATAGCAAAAGGTATTCCATCAAATACGGGACTTTTAACCTATCCAGTTTTAATGGCAGCTGATATACTAATATATGATTCTGATCTTGTTCCTGTTGGTAAAGATCAAAAACAACACTTGGAGATGGCTAGGGATATTGCTATGAAATTTAATCAACAATATGGAGTAGATTTTTTTAAATTGCCTGAACCATTAATTTTAGATGATTCTGCTATCGTTCCTGGAACAGATGGTCAAAAAATGAGTAAATCATACAACAATACTATCAATATGTTTGCTACAAAGAAGAAATTAAAAGAGCAAGTTATGAGCATAATTACTGATTCAACTCCTCTTGAAGAACCTAAAAATCCAAATAATAATATTGCTAAAATCTATGCCCTTTTCAATAATATAGATAAACAAAATGAGTTAAGAGATAAATTTTTAGCAGGAAACTTTGGTTATGGACATGCAAAGACTGAACTTTTAAACTCTATTCTTGAATATTTTGGAAAGGCAAGAGAAAAGAGAGAAGAACTTGAAAAAGATATGGACTATGTAAAAGATGTTTTAAATGAAGGTTCTAAGAAAGCAAGAGCTATTGCTATTGAGAAAATAAAAAAAGCCAAAGAAATAGTAGGGCTTGTTGGAAATATATATTAA